The following coding sequences are from one Pongo abelii isolate AG06213 chromosome 3, NHGRI_mPonAbe1-v2.0_pri, whole genome shotgun sequence window:
- the LOC100432987 gene encoding myosin regulatory light chain 12B, whose protein sequence is MLSKKAKTKTTKKRPQCATSNAFAMFDQSQIQEFKEDFNMIDQNRDKGFINNKEDLRGILAPLGKNPTDACLDAMMNEAPGPINFTMFLTMFGEKLNGTDPEDVIRNAFACFDEAAAGTIQEDYLRELLTTMGDQFTDEKVDELYREAPIDKKGNFNYIEFTSILKHGVKDKDD, encoded by the coding sequence ATGTTGAGCAAAAAGGCAAAGACCAAGACCACCAAGAAGCGCCCTCAGTGCGCAACATCCAATGCGTTTGCCATGTTTGACCAGTCACAGATTCAGGAGTTCAAAGAGGACTTCAACATGATTGATCAGAACAGAGATAAAGGTTTCATCAACAACAAGGAAGATTTGCGTGGTATACTTGCTCCTCTAGGGAAGAATCCCACTGATGCATGCCTTGATGCCATGATGAATGAGGCACCAGGGCCCATTAATTTCACCATGTTCCTCACCATGTTTGGTGAGAAGTTAAATGGCACAGATCCTGAAGATGTCATCAGAAATGCTTTTGCTTGCTTTGATGAAGCAGCAGCAGGCACCATTCAGGAAGATTACCTGAGAGAGCTGCTGACAACCATGGGGGatcagtttacagatgagaaagtggaTGAGCTGTACAGAGAAGCACCTATTGACAAAAAGGGGAATTTCAATTACATCGAGTTCACAAGCATCCTGAAACATGGAGTAAAAGACAAAGATGACTGA